A DNA window from Maribellus comscasis contains the following coding sequences:
- a CDS encoding hybrid sensor histidine kinase/response regulator yields MQLDQTQYLLGVIRSFHGVNQILVNEKDPEKLITQVCEVLSKNRSFLSYRIGLQKKNGDIKVFRSPGRDEENSKGNYTIEKSNLSEYSKKLLVQKETVFCETPEKECEIVQEAQHIAKTCFSAPILFGGKVYGLLFCFLPGEFFKSEEEREFFREIKNGLGFALNSIQTEEKREKTQKALSHERFLVNALMENLPELIYFKNLKSQFIRVNDSMLRRFGLSGASEILGKTDFDFYGQEHAQAAFESEQEMISSGNPMVGEEEKEIWPDGSVSWVVSTKLPLKDENGKVVGTFGISRNITDKKLAEQQRNESEEKFRLIVENQGEGVGIMDENEVFLFANPEAHRIFGLEKDQLINQSLLKFISDDIVEQIKNETEKRIQGQSSKYEIEIIRPSGEKRQILVTSTPYVKNNNEFVGTFGVFRDITEQKEVEKILKERDLILTKMTERVPGVVYQYQLYPDGSSKFPYASYGIANIYGVSPEEVRHDASKVFDVIHEDDLSAVSESIQKSFDSLEPWEFEYRVILPQKGVRWLSGEAMPEKMNDGSVLWYGYIHDVTERKNFESKLLHAKQQAEDANKAKSEFLANMSHEIRTPMNSILGFSEVLLNTVKDEKQKGYLKTILSSGNTLLSLINDILDLSKIEAGKIEISPEPVNLKILIREIGKVFEQKAEGKGIELIVDLDEDFPQNINIDEIRIRQILFNIVGNAVKFTSKGFVRIGLQLTDRTEEHVCFDIFVSDTGIGIAKKDTERIFESFSQQSGHAARQFEGTGLGLSISKKLCALMNGNILVKSEEGKGSTFTVSFADIFYSNEVLPEKDFDKWKDSDIHFEPATILVVDDIKYNRELVFSYLENFNFNLLEAENGESCISLLKTNKPDLVLMDIRMPGMDGYQTTQILKENENTSAIPIVAFTASIMKSETERITQFFDGYLQKPVQQRQLILELARHLTHKSLKIEGLNTENNGSGESDKSAILDPKIKNEFQEQFFDRIDELKRTMVLKDLNFFAEDLNTFAHNTQIESLKEKAINLKSFISDFDFEKIPHFLTTIKADFE; encoded by the coding sequence ATGCAACTTGACCAAACCCAGTATTTACTTGGTGTAATCCGTAGTTTTCATGGTGTAAACCAGATTTTGGTAAATGAGAAAGACCCTGAAAAATTAATAACTCAAGTATGTGAAGTGTTATCAAAGAACAGGAGCTTTTTAAGTTACAGGATTGGTCTTCAAAAAAAGAACGGTGATATTAAAGTTTTTAGATCACCTGGGAGAGACGAAGAAAACTCAAAGGGAAATTATACAATAGAAAAATCGAATTTATCAGAATACAGTAAAAAGTTATTAGTCCAAAAAGAAACAGTATTTTGTGAAACTCCCGAAAAAGAGTGTGAAATTGTTCAGGAAGCTCAACATATTGCGAAAACTTGTTTTTCTGCGCCGATACTTTTTGGCGGAAAAGTTTATGGTTTGCTCTTTTGTTTTTTGCCCGGCGAATTTTTTAAATCGGAAGAAGAAAGAGAATTTTTTCGCGAGATTAAGAATGGATTAGGGTTTGCATTAAATTCAATCCAGACAGAAGAAAAACGCGAAAAGACTCAAAAAGCATTGAGTCATGAGAGATTTTTGGTAAACGCACTTATGGAAAATTTGCCCGAGCTGATTTATTTTAAAAACCTGAAGAGTCAATTTATCCGTGTCAATGACAGCATGCTGAGACGTTTTGGATTGAGTGGTGCTTCCGAGATTCTTGGGAAAACCGATTTTGATTTTTACGGACAAGAACATGCCCAGGCGGCATTCGAAAGCGAACAGGAAATGATCAGTTCAGGGAATCCGATGGTTGGTGAAGAAGAAAAGGAAATATGGCCGGACGGAAGCGTTTCCTGGGTTGTGTCGACGAAATTGCCATTAAAAGATGAAAATGGGAAGGTTGTTGGGACCTTTGGAATATCAAGAAATATAACAGATAAAAAGCTCGCAGAACAACAGAGAAATGAAAGCGAAGAGAAATTTAGACTGATTGTCGAAAACCAGGGAGAAGGAGTTGGTATCATGGACGAAAACGAAGTATTTCTTTTTGCCAATCCGGAGGCCCATCGGATTTTTGGTCTTGAAAAAGATCAACTTATCAATCAGTCATTATTGAAATTTATTTCCGATGATATTGTTGAACAGATAAAAAATGAAACAGAAAAAAGGATACAAGGACAGTCTTCAAAATACGAAATAGAAATAATCAGACCGTCAGGCGAAAAAAGGCAAATACTGGTTACTTCTACTCCTTATGTAAAAAATAACAACGAATTTGTCGGGACCTTTGGCGTCTTTCGGGATATTACTGAACAAAAGGAAGTGGAGAAGATTCTTAAAGAAAGAGATTTGATTTTAACTAAAATGACCGAAAGGGTTCCCGGAGTTGTATATCAGTATCAATTGTACCCGGACGGAAGTTCAAAATTTCCATATGCAAGTTATGGAATTGCCAATATTTATGGAGTTAGCCCCGAAGAAGTAAGACATGATGCGAGTAAGGTATTTGATGTTATTCATGAGGATGATTTAAGTGCTGTGTCTGAATCGATTCAAAAGTCATTTGATAGTCTTGAACCGTGGGAATTTGAGTATAGAGTTATTCTTCCCCAAAAAGGTGTAAGATGGTTATCGGGAGAAGCTATGCCGGAAAAAATGAATGATGGTTCGGTACTGTGGTACGGATACATCCATGATGTAACAGAAAGGAAGAATTTTGAATCAAAATTACTTCATGCAAAACAACAGGCGGAAGACGCTAACAAAGCAAAATCAGAATTTCTGGCCAATATGAGTCATGAAATCCGCACTCCCATGAATTCGATTTTGGGTTTTAGTGAGGTATTGCTGAATACAGTAAAGGATGAAAAACAAAAGGGATACCTGAAAACAATATTAAGCAGCGGAAACACTTTGCTTTCCTTGATAAATGACATTTTGGATCTTTCAAAAATTGAAGCTGGTAAGATAGAAATAAGCCCCGAACCTGTAAATTTAAAGATATTAATAAGAGAGATTGGAAAAGTTTTTGAACAAAAAGCAGAAGGGAAGGGAATTGAGTTAATTGTTGATTTAGATGAAGATTTCCCCCAAAATATCAATATCGACGAAATTCGAATCAGACAGATACTTTTCAACATTGTGGGGAATGCTGTAAAATTTACTTCAAAAGGATTTGTTCGAATCGGGCTTCAACTAACTGATCGTACAGAGGAACATGTTTGTTTTGATATTTTTGTTTCGGATACAGGCATCGGAATTGCTAAAAAAGACACTGAAAGAATTTTTGAGTCGTTCAGCCAGCAATCGGGACATGCAGCTCGTCAGTTCGAAGGAACCGGGTTGGGGCTTTCTATTTCGAAAAAACTTTGTGCTCTTATGAACGGGAATATTTTGGTGAAGAGCGAAGAAGGTAAAGGGAGCACATTTACAGTGTCTTTTGCCGATATTTTTTATTCAAATGAAGTGCTCCCTGAAAAGGATTTTGATAAATGGAAGGACAGCGATATTCATTTTGAACCTGCAACAATACTGGTAGTTGATGATATTAAATATAACAGGGAGCTGGTTTTTTCTTATCTAGAGAATTTTAACTTTAATTTACTTGAAGCAGAAAATGGTGAAAGCTGTATTTCCCTGCTGAAAACGAACAAACCGGATTTGGTGCTGATGGATATCCGGATGCCGGGAATGGATGGATACCAAACAACGCAAATACTAAAAGAAAACGAAAATACTTCTGCCATTCCTATTGTGGCTTTTACTGCTTCAATTATGAAGAGTGAAACAGAAAGAATAACACAATTTTTTGACGGCTATTTGCAAAAGCCGGTACAGCAAAGGCAACTCATTTTAGAACTTGCTCGCCACCTAACACACAAAAGTTTAAAAATTGAGGGTCTAAATACCGAAAATAATGGTTCTGGTGAATCAGATAAATCTGCGATATTGGACCCTAAAATCAAAAATGAATTTCAGGAGCAATTTTTTGATCGAATTGATGAGTTAAAGCGAACAATGGTTTTAAAGGATCTAAACTTTTTTGCTGAAGATTTAAACACTTTTGCACACAATACTCAAATTGAGTCTCTTAAAGAAAAAGCAATTAATCTGAAATCATTTATATCCGATTTTGATTTTGAAAAAATCCCTCACTTTTTAACTACAATTAAAGCAGATTTTGAATAA
- a CDS encoding RagB/SusD family nutrient uptake outer membrane protein has product MKKYIIILIIALLFHTSCSDSFFEKYPTDSMTVENYMKDTDEIQTVLNAAYSSMTGTFANSIVYIGDLPTDNAYDFKLNNSSNHIALHESTVDSQNGILSDLWYASYQIINRCCLVIDNMETVTATDEVYNQLVGEAKFLRAYTYYVMVRVWGDVPLVLEDITDYMAVFEYARTPVEQVYTRIIEDLKDAETKLPDFYESNNDKGKASATAAQAILGDVYLTRGDYSNAKTYFEKVIAKEGSNLGLLDNYASIFDANNANNKEIIFAVQYANNQSPSMGNYLGSAALGNIQGIPIDPDGSGSQIYGVNILMMTHELEAKFIEDDNRRTVVYTDLISPDYSCTIPMTLKYFDYQNVTDGISGQPDSGCETIISRYADIILKYAECLNELSNYTEAIGQIRRIRERAGLTTDIDANYESIFSAIEDERQLELCMEGHRWFDLLRTERTKTVVDAFYNRENEVVLPTTISIYQYGDPNSPLSVSDHELLFPLPYDQIELNPDVLIQNPGY; this is encoded by the coding sequence ATGAAAAAATATATCATTATTTTAATCATAGCGTTACTTTTTCATACTTCCTGCAGTGATTCTTTTTTTGAAAAGTATCCGACAGACAGTATGACAGTTGAAAACTATATGAAAGATACGGACGAAATTCAAACGGTGCTTAATGCGGCGTATTCTTCCATGACCGGCACCTTCGCCAATAGCATCGTTTATATCGGAGATCTTCCTACAGATAATGCTTACGACTTTAAATTAAATAATTCATCAAATCATATCGCTCTTCATGAATCAACAGTTGATTCTCAAAATGGAATTTTAAGTGATTTGTGGTATGCCAGTTATCAAATCATTAACAGGTGTTGTCTTGTAATCGACAATATGGAAACGGTTACTGCTACAGACGAAGTTTATAACCAGTTGGTTGGTGAAGCAAAGTTTTTGCGGGCTTACACCTACTATGTAATGGTAAGAGTTTGGGGTGATGTACCTCTGGTTCTCGAAGACATCACCGATTATATGGCTGTATTTGAATATGCAAGGACACCTGTTGAACAGGTTTATACCCGGATTATCGAAGATCTGAAAGATGCTGAAACAAAACTGCCCGATTTTTATGAATCAAATAATGATAAAGGAAAAGCGTCGGCTACTGCCGCACAAGCTATTCTTGGCGACGTTTATCTGACACGGGGCGACTATTCAAATGCAAAAACTTATTTTGAAAAAGTAATCGCTAAAGAAGGATCAAATCTGGGATTATTAGATAACTACGCTTCAATTTTCGATGCAAACAATGCCAATAATAAAGAGATAATCTTCGCGGTTCAGTATGCAAATAACCAATCTCCTTCAATGGGCAATTATCTGGGTAGCGCAGCTTTAGGCAATATACAGGGCATCCCTATCGATCCGGATGGTTCCGGCAGTCAGATTTACGGTGTAAATATTTTAATGATGACACATGAACTTGAGGCAAAATTTATTGAAGACGATAACCGAAGAACAGTTGTTTATACCGATCTTATCTCGCCGGACTACAGCTGCACAATTCCCATGACACTAAAATATTTCGACTATCAAAATGTTACGGACGGGATATCAGGTCAGCCGGATAGTGGTTGTGAAACGATAATTTCAAGATATGCTGATATTATTCTAAAATATGCAGAATGTTTAAATGAATTAAGTAATTATACGGAAGCTATCGGACAGATCCGGCGAATTCGTGAACGTGCAGGGTTAACAACCGACATTGACGCCAACTACGAAAGTATCTTTTCCGCCATTGAGGATGAGCGGCAACTGGAACTGTGTATGGAAGGACACCGCTGGTTTGATCTTCTGCGCACCGAACGTACAAAAACGGTTGTAGATGCATTTTATAACAGAGAGAATGAAGTGGTTCTTCCAACGACTATTTCGATATACCAATATGGGGATCCAAACTCACCTTTAAGTGTGTCAGACCATGAATTGTTATTCCCTCTTCCATACGACCAGATAGAGCTTAATCCGGATGTTCTTATACAAAATCCGGGATATTAA
- a CDS encoding alpha/beta hydrolase family protein translates to MLKNNHLIRFFFAVLIVATTGIVCYAQNKPEDVAGIPVNYDESKTGTYTLPDPLVLQNGKKVTSGKTWIKKRRPEILQMYENEQFGKCPERLKRDFNVFDSGTPAFNGKAVRKQITLYFTEDTSNCKADLLLYTPANTNKPVPVFLMISFMPNSLKIDDPGIKTGTMWNRDGEKVSASEGRGWGFFDVEKYISEGIGVATIYYGDIEPDFAKGIKYGIRGHFLKNGQSWPEPDEWGTISAWAWGLSYVMDYLETDPLVDAKRVALNGVSRLGKTVLWTGARDQRFAMILASCSGEGGAALSMRNYGETIGHMIAPSRYFYQFCGNRAQYADNPETSPIDAHMLISLIAPRPLLLQTGDTDNWSDPKGEFLAAVAAAPVYTLLGKTALETEKMPEAGVPILNDLGYFMHSGGHGNVPKDFDIYLQFMKKHFFAQ, encoded by the coding sequence ATGCTTAAAAACAATCATTTAATAAGGTTCTTTTTCGCGGTACTCATAGTTGCCACAACGGGAATTGTTTGCTATGCCCAAAATAAACCGGAAGATGTTGCAGGCATTCCGGTAAACTACGATGAATCGAAAACCGGAACATACACTCTTCCCGACCCGCTGGTTTTACAAAATGGCAAAAAAGTAACTTCAGGAAAAACATGGATAAAAAAACGTCGCCCGGAGATTTTACAGATGTATGAAAATGAACAGTTTGGGAAATGCCCTGAACGCCTCAAACGCGACTTTAATGTTTTTGATTCAGGCACACCTGCTTTTAACGGGAAAGCTGTAAGAAAACAGATAACGCTCTATTTTACCGAAGACACATCAAACTGTAAAGCCGACCTCTTGCTATACACTCCTGCCAACACAAACAAACCTGTGCCGGTTTTTCTGATGATTAGCTTTATGCCCAATTCCCTTAAAATTGATGATCCGGGGATAAAAACGGGAACGATGTGGAACCGTGACGGAGAAAAAGTTTCGGCTTCAGAAGGCAGAGGCTGGGGATTTTTTGATGTGGAGAAATATATTTCAGAAGGCATTGGTGTGGCAACTATTTATTATGGTGATATTGAACCTGATTTTGCTAAAGGAATAAAATACGGTATCAGGGGGCATTTTTTGAAGAATGGACAAAGTTGGCCTGAGCCTGACGAATGGGGGACTATTTCTGCCTGGGCCTGGGGACTAAGTTATGTGATGGATTATCTGGAAACCGATCCGCTGGTAGATGCAAAACGAGTCGCATTGAACGGAGTCTCCCGGCTGGGGAAAACCGTGCTGTGGACCGGTGCCCGCGACCAACGTTTTGCAATGATTCTGGCCAGTTGTTCCGGCGAAGGCGGGGCTGCGCTTTCCATGCGGAATTACGGCGAAACCATCGGACACATGATTGCCCCGTCGCGTTATTTTTATCAGTTTTGCGGCAACCGCGCTCAATATGCCGACAATCCGGAGACTTCACCTATCGATGCGCACATGCTAATCTCTTTAATTGCCCCGCGGCCGCTGCTGTTGCAAACAGGAGACACAGATAACTGGTCGGACCCGAAAGGAGAATTTCTGGCTGCCGTAGCTGCGGCACCGGTATATACACTTTTGGGGAAAACAGCTTTGGAAACCGAAAAAATGCCTGAAGCCGGCGTGCCCATTTTAAACGATTTGGGCTACTTTATGCATTCCGGCGGACATGGCAATGTTCCGAAAGATTTTGATATTTATCTGCAATTTATGAAAAAGCATTTTTTTGCTCAATAA
- a CDS encoding alpha-L-rhamnosidase C-terminal domain-containing protein — MKTKILFPIFILLITGFTSFSQLPPVFGPEYKKIAQKDELTRVFISPVRIMWTSDETGELVKNPDVLLKPGNSQSDMSRVTQFCAIKSTETDTSSILLDYGKELHGGLQLVMGGSSRREPSLVRIRFGESVGEANSTTYNSDWLMGFSTDDHAKRDIVMEIPRSGLIEIGNTGFRFVRIDLLQPNTTINLKEARAILRYRDIPYLGSFKSSNPRLDSIWITGAYTTHLNMQEFLWDGIKRDRLVWLGDFHPELKTITKVFGYNEVVPKSLDLACEQYPLPNWMNGMSSYSMWYLIIHHDWYMQNADLDFLKKHKNYIVGLIDLMDSKIAEDGSEELSRFRFLDWPSTPNTEGVEAGYRALLVWALSDAKTLCDILDEKKSAQTCLSAIKKLNKNIKDHNDLKQAAALMAVAGILNPKKACNDVIAVDGAKRFSTFYGLYMLDALSMAGRYQDALDIASDYWGGMLDMGATTFWEDFNIEWKENSARLDEFTPEGMNDIHGDFGDYCYPSYRHSFCHGWSSGVTAWLTENVLGIKVIDPGCKTLKIEPHLGNLKWVEGTFPTPMGVVKVKHIKQPDGEIKTEVDAPEGVKII; from the coding sequence ATGAAAACTAAAATTTTATTCCCGATATTCATTCTGCTCATTACAGGATTCACCAGCTTTTCACAGCTTCCCCCTGTATTTGGACCGGAATACAAAAAAATCGCACAAAAAGACGAATTAACCCGGGTATTTATTTCACCCGTGCGAATCATGTGGACATCAGATGAAACAGGTGAACTCGTAAAAAATCCTGATGTTCTTTTAAAACCGGGAAACAGCCAGTCGGATATGAGCCGGGTTACCCAATTTTGTGCGATAAAAAGTACAGAAACCGACACCTCTTCAATCCTTCTCGACTATGGCAAAGAATTGCATGGCGGTTTACAATTGGTTATGGGAGGTTCTTCACGCAGAGAGCCCTCACTGGTTCGCATTCGTTTTGGAGAATCAGTTGGTGAGGCAAACAGTACTACCTACAATTCCGATTGGTTAATGGGTTTTTCAACCGATGACCACGCCAAACGCGATATCGTGATGGAAATTCCCCGCTCGGGTTTAATTGAAATCGGAAATACCGGTTTTCGGTTTGTTCGTATCGATTTGCTCCAACCCAATACAACCATTAACCTGAAAGAGGCACGTGCGATTTTACGCTACCGCGATATTCCTTATCTGGGGTCGTTTAAAAGCAGCAATCCGCGGTTGGATTCTATCTGGATTACCGGAGCGTACACCACGCACCTAAACATGCAGGAATTTTTGTGGGACGGCATTAAACGCGACCGTCTGGTGTGGCTGGGTGATTTTCATCCTGAACTAAAAACCATTACTAAAGTTTTTGGATATAACGAAGTGGTTCCCAAAAGCCTCGACCTGGCTTGCGAACAATATCCGCTCCCCAACTGGATGAACGGAATGAGCTCTTATTCCATGTGGTATTTAATTATCCACCACGACTGGTACATGCAAAATGCGGATCTTGATTTTTTGAAAAAACACAAAAATTATATTGTCGGACTAATTGATTTAATGGATTCAAAAATTGCTGAAGACGGCAGCGAGGAATTAAGCAGATTCCGCTTTCTCGACTGGCCTTCAACACCCAACACTGAAGGAGTAGAAGCGGGTTACCGTGCGCTGCTGGTTTGGGCTTTAAGTGATGCAAAAACACTTTGTGATATTTTAGATGAAAAAAAATCTGCTCAAACATGTCTTTCTGCCATTAAAAAACTAAATAAAAATATAAAAGACCATAACGATTTAAAACAGGCGGCAGCGCTGATGGCAGTAGCTGGGATTTTAAATCCGAAAAAAGCCTGTAACGATGTAATTGCAGTTGACGGCGCCAAACGTTTTTCAACCTTTTATGGTTTGTACATGCTCGACGCACTTTCAATGGCAGGCCGGTACCAGGATGCGCTGGACATTGCGAGCGATTACTGGGGAGGAATGCTCGATATGGGAGCTACTACTTTTTGGGAAGATTTTAACATCGAATGGAAAGAAAATTCTGCCCGGCTGGATGAGTTTACCCCGGAAGGGATGAACGATATTCACGGCGATTTTGGCGATTACTGTTACCCCAGTTACCGACATAGTTTTTGCCATGGTTGGTCGTCGGGAGTAACTGCCTGGCTAACGGAGAATGTTCTGGGGATAAAAGTTATTGATCCCGGTTGCAAAACGCTAAAAATTGAACCTCACCTCGGGAACCTGAAGTGGGTGGAAGGAACCTTCCCTACGCCAATGGGAGTTGTAAAAGTTAAACATATTAAACAACCTGATGGCGAAATAAAAACAGAGGTGGACGCTCCGGAAGGAGTTAAAATTATTTAA